Proteins co-encoded in one Candidatus Nanopelagicales bacterium genomic window:
- a CDS encoding aminotransferase class III-fold pyridoxal phosphate-dependent enzyme, translated as LTSGYSPLGVMAVSDRLFEPFSKGTTSFLHGYTFGGHPVSCAVAMANLDIMERENLYGRVRDNEPNFRATLEKLHDLPIVGDVRGEGYFYGIELVKDKATKESFNEAESDRILRGFLSKALFDAGLYCRADDRGDPVIQLAPPLIVGQPEFDEIEGILRSVLTEAWTLL; from the coding sequence TTGACGTCCGGGTACTCACCGCTCGGCGTGATGGCGGTCAGTGACCGACTGTTCGAGCCGTTCTCCAAGGGCACGACCTCATTCCTGCACGGCTACACGTTTGGCGGCCACCCGGTCTCCTGCGCGGTCGCCATGGCGAACCTCGACATCATGGAACGGGAGAATCTGTACGGCCGGGTCCGCGACAACGAACCCAACTTCCGCGCCACGCTGGAGAAACTGCACGATCTGCCCATCGTGGGCGACGTCCGTGGCGAGGGCTACTTCTACGGCATCGAACTGGTCAAAGACAAGGCGACCAAGGAATCATTCAACGAGGCCGAATCTGATCGAATCCTGCGAGGGTTCCTATCCAAAGCGCTCTTCGATGCCGGTCTCTACTGCCGGGCCGATGACCGTGGCGATCCGGTGATCCAGTTGGCCCCTCCGCTGATTGTCGGCCAACCCGAGTTCGATGAGATCGAGGGCATCCTGCGTTCAGTGCTGACTGAGGCCTGGACGCTGCTCTAG